GATATTATACATTGCttaacaaagaaacagaaactgtATTGCATGTGTGACTTGAACTTACAGTTTCTACACATCATGCATAATATTTTGAGGAAAACTTTTGCTCTTTCTCCTGTTGTGAGAGAGTGAAATCGAACGGTAAAGACAAATAATTCATCTTACTTAATATGCATGAGTGTGTTATCTTGGATGTTAGTGGGGACCATGGTAAGGAGTGTCAGTCACTTTTAAAGAGTCTTCTCTCACTTCTCTATAAAGTCTGAAGCTAAGCCTTTCAGAAGGTCATAAAACAACTTTGCATAAATAATAGTGACTTAAGTGGGAACTGAGGCACTCATACAGCTCCCATGCAGCAAATACTGTCAAAGTAGCTCACCTAGCATCTTGTTACTTCCTTTATAACTTAGGGTTTGTATGCAAATGACCAATTCTGTTTTGGGCTTTCTCCCTCAGGTTATCGTCCCATTGCAGCAGATCCCTATCTGGGAGGGAATTCATCCTTACCACCTCCTGTGAGTGACAGGATGAGAAAAAGGCGGGCTTTTGCTGACAAAGAACTGGAGAATATCATGCTTGAAAGGGAGTATAAGGAAAGAGAAATGATGGAAGCTACTCAAGCTGCTGCCTTTTTTCTGCCTAATCGTATAGGGCATGGGTCTGAATATAACTCTTACAAAACTGCCTTTAGCCCTAATCAGATTGAAGCTTCCAATAAGGAGTTTTGCAACTTCTTGCCAACCTGCCTGGATCTAACAATGCAGTATTCAGGTTCAAGGAATATGGAACTGATTTCATCAAATGTGAGTGTAGCTACTACCTACAGGCAGTACCCTTTGCCCTCTAGGTTTCTGATGTGGCCAAAGTGTGGTCCCCTGAATGATGCCCTTCTCTATCAACAGTGCCTTCTAAATGCTACCACAGTTCAAGCTCTCAAGCCTGGGGCAGCCTGGGATTCCAAAGCTTCACAAAGTCAGGATTGTCCAAGCTCGGAACGTGACATGATGTCATCAAAGACTGAAAATTCATTCCTACTTCCTCATGTGCTAGAAATTCAACCATCTCCAAATGAACTCCAGCAGGCCTCCCAAGATAATCGTGAGAGATCAGCCTTCTCACCTCCTATGAGGACTTTCCAACACATCTCTGAAAAGGATTCTCTGGCTGCTCAAGA
The DNA window shown above is from Sphaerodactylus townsendi isolate TG3544 linkage group LG07, MPM_Stown_v2.3, whole genome shotgun sequence and carries:
- the DMRT2 gene encoding doublesex- and mab-3-related transcription factor 2 isoform X3, giving the protein MRKRRAFADKELENIMLEREYKEREMMEATQAAAFFLPNRIGHGSEYNSYKTAFSPNQIEASNKEFCNFLPTCLDLTMQYSGSRNMELISSNVSVATTYRQYPLPSRFLMWPKCGPLNDALLYQQCLLNATTVQALKPGAAWDSKASQSQDCPSSERDMMSSKTENSFLLPHVLEIQPSPNELQQASQDNRERSAFSPPMRTFQHISEKDSLAAQEQSLSKESNKTHFPPPLKYSPFHSLFQQALHNKTGPELKMTFDEASKKYREYTLKENPKYKFTIDRYAKDILETKKVITKLSTNEPLSFSVESILKRPSSMVTNVTQ